A section of the Pseudomonadota bacterium genome encodes:
- a CDS encoding Maf family protein: protein MTPSPLILASASPRRVQLLALLGIAPSAIIPADIDETPLSGELPLAYAIRIACGKARKVAAGQTGTAILSADTVVALGRRILPKAEDEATARQCLALLSGRRHRVITCVCVIDAAGKQRHKAVTTTVKFSQLTTPMVEAYIQSDEWRGKAGGYAIQGRAAAFIPFISGSHSNVVGLPLHETARLLGQR from the coding sequence ATGACCCCATCCCCCCTCATCCTTGCTTCCGCATCGCCGCGCCGGGTGCAGCTGTTGGCGCTGCTGGGCATTGCCCCATCGGCCATCATTCCGGCGGATATCGATGAAACACCGCTGAGCGGCGAGCTACCGCTGGCCTATGCCATCCGCATCGCGTGCGGCAAGGCGCGCAAAGTCGCCGCCGGGCAGACCGGAACCGCCATTCTCAGCGCGGATACGGTGGTCGCGCTTGGCCGCCGCATCCTGCCCAAAGCGGAGGATGAAGCCACCGCCCGCCAGTGCCTCGCCCTGCTTTCCGGCCGCCGCCACCGCGTGATCACCTGCGTCTGCGTGATTGATGCGGCGGGCAAGCAGCGCCACAAGGCCGTCACCACCACGGTCAAATTCAGCCAGCTGACCACGCCGATGGTCGAGGCGTATATCCAGAGCGATGAGTGGCGCGGCAAGGCCGGGGGCTATGCCATCCAGGGCCGCGCGGCCGCGTTCATCCCGTTCATTTCCGGGTCGCACAGCAATGTGGTGGGCCTGCCGCTGCACGAAACCGCGCGGCTGTTAGGGCAACGTTAG
- a CDS encoding HIT domain-containing protein, with protein sequence MAYDANNVFAKILRGEIPCARVFENAFALAFHDIAPSAPQHILVIPKGAYRHYADFIARASAAEVQGFFAAVGEIAAQQSLGDFRLISNNGEGAGQSVPHFHVHLLAGKPMGALLGE encoded by the coding sequence ATGGCCTATGATGCAAACAATGTGTTCGCCAAAATCCTGCGTGGCGAGATTCCCTGCGCGCGGGTTTTCGAGAATGCCTTTGCGCTCGCCTTTCATGATATTGCACCGAGCGCCCCGCAGCATATCCTCGTGATTCCCAAAGGCGCGTACCGGCATTATGCCGATTTCATCGCTCGCGCTTCGGCTGCAGAAGTGCAGGGTTTTTTTGCCGCCGTCGGCGAAATTGCTGCGCAGCAATCGCTTGGGGATTTCCGCCTCATCAGCAATAACGGTGAAGGGGCGGGCCAATCGGTGCCGCATTTTCACGTTCACCTGCTTGCCGGCAAACCGATGGGCGCGCTGCTGGGCGAGTGA
- a CDS encoding UPF0262 family protein translates to MSSPSIRSVTLDDASIIRRSAEVEHERRVALTDIIHSNDVTLRHAAELTAPYDLFISVRDNRLTLRFTDSDARAHSIIVAVHAFRGVIKDYFMMCESYYDAIKHSATDRLQTLDMARRSVHNEGSEMLQTQLTDDLTMDFATARRLFTLICVLHIK, encoded by the coding sequence ATGAGCAGCCCCAGCATCCGCAGCGTCACGCTCGACGATGCCAGCATCATCCGCCGTTCCGCCGAGGTCGAGCATGAGCGCCGCGTCGCGCTGACCGATATCATCCACAGCAACGATGTCACCTTGCGCCACGCCGCTGAGCTCACCGCGCCGTATGACCTTTTCATCAGCGTGCGCGACAACCGGCTGACCCTGCGTTTCACCGATAGCGACGCGCGCGCCCACAGCATCATCGTCGCCGTCCACGCCTTCCGCGGCGTCATCAAGGATTATTTCATGATGTGCGAAAGCTATTACGACGCCATCAAGCACTCCGCCACCGACCGCTTACAAACCCTCGATATGGCCCGCCGCAGCGTCCATAACGAAGGCTCCGAAATGCTGCAAACCCAACTCACCGACGACCTCACCATGGATTTCGCCACGGCGCGGCGGTTGTTTACGTTGATATGTGTTCTCCACATTAAATAA
- a CDS encoding prepilin-type N-terminal cleavage/methylation domain-containing protein, translating into MLNHNKFSSPSSRSAFSLVELSIVLVILGLLVGGILSGRSLIRASELRAVGTEYGRWVTATHTFRDKYFGLPGDLATATMIWGKDNVKCTGDTGTTTVPGTCNGNGNGNINFNSATTGDTGEMFQYWKQLALAGLIEGTYTGVNGGDADTVIIGTNGPMSKVNQAGWAAVHGTGVVALGVSYFSVSYASNLLLFGQATANDIPATAAIAPEEAWNIDTKMDDGKPGRGRIIGARWSTCTNASGNTDIDTTYKLTDPSIACTLVFFPQF; encoded by the coding sequence ATGCTGAATCATAATAAATTCTCATCCCCTTCTTCCCGTTCAGCGTTCAGCCTGGTTGAGCTGTCCATTGTGCTGGTGATCCTTGGGTTGCTGGTCGGCGGCATTCTTTCCGGGCGCAGCCTGATCCGCGCATCGGAATTGCGAGCGGTCGGCACCGAATATGGCCGTTGGGTGACGGCAACGCACACGTTCCGCGACAAATATTTCGGCCTTCCCGGCGATTTGGCCACCGCCACGATGATCTGGGGCAAGGATAACGTCAAATGTACCGGCGATACCGGCACGACGACGGTGCCCGGCACCTGCAATGGCAATGGCAATGGCAATATCAATTTCAACAGCGCCACGACGGGTGACACCGGGGAAATGTTCCAATATTGGAAACAGCTGGCGCTGGCCGGGTTAATCGAGGGAACCTATACCGGGGTCAATGGCGGGGATGCCGATACGGTGATTATTGGTACGAACGGGCCGATGTCCAAGGTCAACCAGGCAGGCTGGGCGGCGGTGCACGGTACGGGCGTTGTTGCGTTAGGCGTCTCGTATTTTAGCGTGAGTTATGCATCGAATCTCCTGCTGTTTGGTCAGGCGACGGCGAACGATATTCCGGCAACAGCCGCTATTGCGCCGGAAGAAGCGTGGAACATCGACACCAAGATGGATGATGGCAAGCCGGGCCGTGGCCGGATTATCGGCGCGCGTTGGAGCACGTGCACCAACGCGTCAGGCAATACGGATATCGATACGACGTATAAGCTCACTGACCCCAGCATCGCCTGCACATTGGTGTTTTTCCCGCAGTTTTAA
- the hisG gene encoding ATP phosphoribosyltransferase, with protein sequence MTITLTSPLVFAIPKGRIFDELSPLLTRVGITPEKSFFDGNDRALKFATNIDGLSIIRVRSFDVATFVAYGAAQLGVAGSDVIEEFNYPDLYAPLDLGIGTCRLSVAEPAHLAQKDDPTRWSHVRIATKYPGLAGRYFAARGVQAECIHLNGAMELAPAIGLSERIVDLVSSGATLKANGLVEVEKIMDISSRLIVHRASYKTRNAEIGPILDAFREALA encoded by the coding sequence ATGACCATCACCCTCACGTCTCCGCTTGTCTTTGCCATCCCGAAAGGCCGCATTTTCGATGAGTTGTCGCCGCTGCTCACGCGCGTTGGCATCACGCCCGAAAAAAGCTTCTTCGATGGCAACGACCGCGCGCTGAAATTCGCCACTAATATCGATGGCCTATCAATCATCCGCGTCCGCTCGTTCGATGTCGCCACCTTCGTCGCTTACGGCGCCGCCCAGCTGGGGGTTGCGGGTAGCGACGTGATCGAGGAATTCAATTACCCCGACCTTTACGCGCCGCTCGATCTTGGCATCGGCACCTGCCGCCTGTCCGTCGCCGAGCCCGCCCATCTCGCCCAGAAGGACGACCCGACCCGCTGGAGCCATGTGCGCATCGCCACCAAATATCCGGGCCTTGCCGGGCGCTATTTCGCCGCGCGCGGCGTGCAGGCCGAATGCATCCACCTCAACGGCGCGATGGAACTGGCCCCCGCCATCGGCCTGTCCGAGCGGATTGTCGATCTCGTCAGTAGCGGTGCGACGCTCAAAGCCAACGGGCTGGTCGAGGTCGAAAAAATCATGGATATTTCCTCCCGCCTCATCGTCCACCGCGCCTCCTACAAAACCCGCAATGCCGAAATCGGGCCGATTCTGGATGCCTTCCGCGAGGCCTTAGCATGA
- a CDS encoding prepilin-type N-terminal cleavage/methylation domain-containing protein, which translates to MRTSSMRAFSLVELSIVLVILGLIVGSILSGRSLIRASELRAVGTEYGRWVTATHTFRDKYFGLPGDLANATMVWGKDNVKCTGDTGTTTVPGTCNGNGDGNIYINSATTGATGEMFQYWKQLALSGLIEGTYSGVNTGDADTATIGTNVPASKLNQAGWTMAYGSIIVAGPAALNVDYNSNLFIFGQNNVSNEPTTNITLSPEEAWNIDTKMDDGKPGRGRIIGLRWALCTTAAANTDLDSAYLLNNGGAVGCALIFFPRF; encoded by the coding sequence ATGCGAACATCTTCGATGCGCGCCTTCAGTCTGGTTGAACTGTCGATTGTGCTGGTGATTCTTGGGCTGATCGTCGGCAGTATCCTTTCCGGGCGCAGCCTGATCCGCGCATCGGAATTGCGTGCAGTTGGCACCGAATATGGCCGCTGGGTGACGGCGACGCATACGTTTCGCGACAAATATTTCGGGCTCCCGGGCGATCTGGCCAATGCTACCATGGTTTGGGGCAAGGATAACGTGAAATGTACCGGCGACACCGGCACGACGACCGTACCTGGCACCTGTAACGGCAATGGCGATGGTAATATCTATATCAACAGCGCCACGACTGGCGCCACTGGGGAAATGTTTCAATATTGGAAGCAGCTGGCGCTTTCCGGGCTGATCGAAGGCACCTATAGCGGCGTCAACACGGGGGATGCGGATACGGCGACCATTGGCACGAATGTCCCCGCGTCTAAGTTGAACCAGGCGGGCTGGACAATGGCTTACGGCAGTATTATTGTCGCTGGCCCGGCAGCGCTCAACGTAGATTACAACTCCAACCTATTCATATTTGGTCAGAACAATGTGAGTAATGAGCCGACGACGAACATCACGCTTTCGCCGGAAGAGGCGTGGAACATTGATACCAAGATGGATGACGGCAAGCCCGGTCGTGGGCGTATCATCGGTCTGCGGTGGGCCCTTTGCACAACCGCTGCGGCCAACACCGATCTGGATTCGGCCTACCTGCTTAATAATGGTGGCGCGGTTGGTTGCGCGCTGATCTTCTTCCCACGGTTTTAG
- the infA gene encoding translation initiation factor IF-1, protein MTKEELLEFKGIVAEVLPNTMFKVKLENGHEVLAHASGSMRKNRIRVLAGDKVIVEMTPYDLSKGRIKFREK, encoded by the coding sequence ATGACCAAAGAAGAACTCCTCGAATTTAAAGGCATCGTTGCCGAAGTCCTGCCTAACACCATGTTCAAGGTGAAGCTGGAAAACGGCCACGAGGTACTCGCGCACGCCTCCGGCTCCATGCGCAAAAACCGCATCCGCGTGCTCGCCGGCGATAAAGTTATCGTCGAAATGACGCCGTATGACCTCTCCAAAGGCCGCATCAAATTCCGCGAGAAGTAG
- the hisF gene encoding imidazole glycerol phosphate synthase subunit HisF: protein MRIIPCLDVTGGRVVKGINFLDLVDAGDPVEQARGYDAQGADELCFLDITATSDNRGILHDMVDRVAQHCFMPFTVGGGVRELNDIRTLLLAGADKVSINSAAVTRPEFVREASQKFGAQCIVVAIDAKRVSDGKWEIFTHGGRRPTGIDAVEWAVRMSEYGAGELLVTSMDRDGTKDGYDTDLIAQISRKTRVPVIASGGVGALQHFADGARAGATGLLAASVFHFGQFTVAQVKDALSAQQIAVRKTV, encoded by the coding sequence GTGCGCATCATTCCCTGCCTCGATGTCACCGGCGGCCGGGTGGTAAAGGGTATCAATTTCCTCGATCTGGTGGATGCCGGCGACCCGGTGGAACAGGCCCGCGGCTATGACGCGCAGGGCGCCGATGAGCTGTGTTTTTTGGATATTACGGCGACGTCTGACAATCGCGGCATCTTGCACGATATGGTGGATCGCGTGGCGCAGCATTGCTTCATGCCGTTCACGGTAGGCGGCGGTGTGCGCGAGCTGAACGATATTCGCACGCTGCTGCTTGCGGGCGCGGATAAAGTCTCGATCAATTCCGCGGCGGTGACGCGGCCGGAATTCGTGCGCGAGGCCTCGCAAAAATTCGGCGCGCAATGCATCGTGGTGGCGATCGACGCCAAGCGCGTGAGCGACGGAAAATGGGAGATTTTCACCCATGGCGGCCGCCGCCCGACCGGCATCGACGCAGTCGAGTGGGCAGTGCGGATGAGCGAATATGGTGCGGGCGAATTGCTCGTCACCTCGATGGACCGCGACGGCACCAAGGATGGGTATGACACCGACCTGATCGCGCAGATTTCGCGCAAAACGCGGGTGCCGGTGATTGCGTCGGGCGGTGTGGGTGCGCTGCAGCATTTTGCCGATGGCGCGCGCGCCGGGGCGACCGGCCTGCTTGCGGCAAGCGTGTTCCATTTCGGCCAATTCACGGTCGCGCAGGTGAAAGACGCTTTATCCGCGCAGCAGATTGCGGTAAGGAAGACAGTATGA
- the hisA gene encoding 1-(5-phosphoribosyl)-5-[(5-phosphoribosylamino)methylideneamino]imidazole-4-carboxamide isomerase — MKLYPAIDLKDGNCVRLFRGDMKAATVYHEDPSAQARRFEAAGFDYLHVVDLNGAVSGATVNRPVVERILKAVTMPVQLGGGIRDRANVETWLEAGVSRVILGTAAVKNPALVREVARAHPGKIAVGIDARGGMVAVEGWVKASTMRAVDLALLFEDAGVSAIIYTDIARDGTLEGPNLDETVALAKAISIPVILSGGIGSMDDLRAVKAQAASGIEGIIIGRALYENTIQPYDALALMAE, encoded by the coding sequence ATGAAACTTTACCCCGCCATTGACCTGAAAGACGGCAACTGCGTACGCCTGTTTCGCGGCGATATGAAAGCCGCGACGGTGTATCACGAGGACCCCAGCGCCCAGGCGCGCCGCTTCGAGGCGGCCGGGTTCGATTACCTGCATGTGGTCGATCTTAACGGCGCGGTCAGCGGTGCGACGGTGAACCGGCCGGTGGTTGAGCGCATCCTCAAAGCGGTGACGATGCCGGTGCAGCTGGGTGGCGGCATCCGCGACCGGGCGAATGTGGAAACATGGCTGGAAGCAGGCGTTAGCCGCGTTATCCTTGGCACGGCGGCGGTGAAAAATCCGGCGCTGGTGAGGGAAGTGGCGCGCGCCCATCCGGGCAAAATCGCGGTCGGGATCGATGCGCGCGGCGGCATGGTGGCTGTTGAGGGCTGGGTGAAAGCCTCGACCATGCGCGCGGTCGATCTGGCGCTGTTGTTTGAGGATGCGGGCGTGTCGGCCATCATCTATACCGACATTGCGCGTGACGGCACGTTGGAAGGGCCCAACCTCGATGAAACCGTGGCGCTCGCCAAAGCGATTTCGATTCCCGTGATTCTTTCGGGCGGCATTGGCTCGATGGATGATTTGCGCGCGGTGAAGGCGCAGGCGGCGTCGGGCATCGAGGGCATTATCATTGGCCGCGCCTTGTATGAAAACACCATCCAGCCGTACGATGCGCTGGCGCTGATGGCCGAATAA
- a CDS encoding methyltransferase domain-containing protein codes for MTSSAQLTTCMQCGHAPMVQLHSFAAFMERLRTVADSRRGMQAYLEANPDAAFEAFVACGNCRVIRIHPTPTGAVLGRFYTHYSGNVGYANKSASKTRRATKRIAMLTKQTGAVAGARFLDVGCNLGFAVEAARLGGFSATGIEIGTQAVEQAKTLFPENRFIATTAEEFAQTGERFDVVYCAEVIEHVPDVRAFAQALAQLVAPGGTLFLTTPDAGHWRRNRNFLAWLEVKPPEHVNWQTRQSLAMLFMALGFERPRFRFNLKPGIKMLVKRAA; via the coding sequence ATGACCAGTTCCGCCCAGCTTACCACCTGCATGCAATGCGGCCACGCGCCAATGGTACAGTTACACTCTTTTGCTGCGTTCATGGAACGCCTGCGCACGGTGGCCGATAGCCGCCGCGGGATGCAGGCGTATCTCGAAGCAAATCCGGATGCGGCGTTTGAGGCGTTTGTGGCATGCGGCAACTGCCGGGTGATCCGAATCCACCCGACGCCGACAGGCGCGGTGCTTGGGCGGTTTTATACCCATTACAGCGGCAATGTGGGCTATGCGAACAAGAGCGCCTCCAAAACCCGCCGCGCCACCAAACGCATCGCCATGCTGACGAAACAGACGGGCGCGGTGGCCGGGGCACGCTTCCTCGATGTGGGGTGTAATTTGGGTTTCGCGGTCGAAGCGGCGCGGCTTGGCGGCTTCAGCGCCACCGGCATCGAGATCGGCACACAGGCGGTGGAGCAGGCGAAAACGCTGTTTCCTGAGAACCGTTTTATCGCCACCACGGCGGAAGAATTTGCGCAAACCGGCGAGCGGTTCGATGTGGTCTATTGTGCGGAAGTGATTGAGCATGTGCCGGATGTGCGCGCCTTTGCACAGGCGCTCGCGCAGCTGGTGGCGCCCGGCGGCACCCTGTTTCTGACCACCCCGGATGCCGGGCATTGGCGGCGCAACCGTAACTTCCTCGCCTGGTTGGAGGTGAAACCGCCCGAGCATGTGAACTGGCAGACCCGCCAAAGCTTAGCGATGCTGTTCATGGCGCTGGGCTTCGAGCGGCCACGCTTCCGCTTCAACCTGAAGCCGGGGATCAAAATGCTCGTGAAGCGGGCGGCTTAG
- the hisH gene encoding imidazole glycerol phosphate synthase subunit HisH: MRVAIIDCGAGNLHSVRKAIATQLPAGATLDVVTDAAAMANATHIVLPGVGDFADCMQGFTALPGMRAAVEDAVLVQKKPFLGICVGMQMLFERGHEHGDHAGLGWFDGQVRLIAPTDDSLKIPHMGWNRLQVADATHPFLAGIDQGAFVYFVHSYAATQCNPAEVLGMVDYGGDVVALIARDNIVGTQFHPEKSQRVGLAMIRNFLGM, translated from the coding sequence CGGGTCGCCATCATTGATTGCGGTGCCGGGAATTTGCATTCCGTGCGCAAAGCCATCGCCACGCAGCTGCCTGCAGGCGCGACGCTCGACGTAGTGACGGATGCGGCAGCGATGGCAAATGCGACCCATATCGTGTTGCCGGGGGTGGGGGATTTCGCGGATTGCATGCAGGGCTTCACGGCGCTGCCGGGCATGCGCGCGGCGGTCGAGGACGCGGTGCTGGTGCAGAAAAAGCCGTTCCTTGGCATTTGTGTCGGCATGCAGATGCTGTTTGAGCGCGGTCACGAACATGGCGACCATGCCGGGCTTGGCTGGTTCGATGGGCAGGTGCGCCTGATCGCACCAACGGATGACAGCCTGAAAATTCCGCATATGGGCTGGAACCGGCTGCAGGTCGCGGATGCGACGCACCCGTTCCTTGCCGGGATCGACCAGGGTGCGTTCGTTTATTTCGTCCATTCCTATGCTGCAACGCAATGCAACCCCGCAGAGGTGCTCGGCATGGTTGACTATGGGGGGGATGTTGTGGCACTCATCGCCCGCGATAACATTGTGGGCACGCAATTCCATCCGGAAAAGAGCCAACGCGTGGGCCTTGCGATGATACGAAATTTTTTGGGTATGTGA
- the hisD gene encoding histidinol dehydrogenase — MTERFHISDSDFAANLQALLDSRNANAADVTHIVKIILGDVRSRGDAALINYTKKYDRLDITNLAITDDEIATAHRDCDAGVIAALTLAAERIRAYHTIQMPTNHQYVDDAGITLGWQYAPLESVGIYVPGGKASYPSSVLMNAIPAVVAGVARIVMVVPTPDGVINPAVLVAAKLAGVHEIYRVGGAQAVAALAYGSESIAPVVKIVGPGNAYVAEAKRQVYGHVGIDTIAGPSEILVVADAKNPPPWIAADLMAQAEHDEMAQSILITTDRHFADSVAAEIEQLLGVLPRPGIARAAWDNHGGIITVDHLSEALPIIANIAPEHLMLAIDAPETFAPHVRNAGAIFLGRHTPEAMGDYIAGPSHVLPTSRAARFSSGLSVFDFVNRTSLIGAPEKSSLLAPAATLADAEGLHAHALSLRLRT, encoded by the coding sequence ATGACCGAACGCTTCCATATTTCCGACAGTGATTTCGCCGCCAACCTGCAGGCGCTGCTGGATTCGCGCAATGCCAACGCGGCGGATGTGACCCATATCGTCAAAATCATCCTTGGCGATGTGCGCAGCCGCGGCGATGCGGCGCTCATCAACTACACCAAGAAATACGACCGGCTGGACATCACAAATCTCGCCATCACGGATGATGAAATCGCCACCGCCCACCGCGACTGCGACGCGGGTGTCATCGCCGCGCTGACGCTCGCCGCCGAGCGCATCCGCGCCTACCACACCATCCAAATGCCGACCAACCACCAGTATGTGGATGACGCCGGCATCACCCTGGGCTGGCAATATGCGCCGCTCGAATCCGTCGGCATCTATGTGCCCGGCGGCAAGGCGAGTTACCCCTCCTCCGTGCTGATGAACGCGATCCCTGCCGTTGTTGCGGGTGTGGCGCGCATCGTCATGGTGGTGCCAACGCCGGATGGCGTGATCAACCCGGCTGTGCTGGTCGCGGCCAAACTCGCCGGGGTGCATGAAATCTACCGCGTCGGCGGCGCGCAAGCCGTTGCCGCGCTGGCCTATGGCAGCGAATCCATCGCCCCGGTGGTCAAAATCGTCGGCCCCGGCAATGCCTATGTCGCCGAGGCAAAACGCCAGGTTTACGGCCATGTCGGCATCGACACCATCGCCGGGCCATCGGAAATCCTCGTCGTTGCCGATGCCAAAAACCCGCCGCCATGGATCGCCGCCGACCTGATGGCGCAGGCCGAGCACGACGAAATGGCCCAATCCATCCTCATCACCACCGACCGCCATTTCGCCGATAGCGTCGCCGCTGAAATCGAGCAACTGCTCGGCGTGCTGCCGCGCCCAGGCATCGCACGCGCGGCGTGGGATAATCACGGCGGCATCATCACGGTCGATCACCTGAGCGAGGCCCTGCCCATCATCGCCAACATCGCGCCGGAGCATCTCATGCTCGCCATCGACGCGCCAGAAACCTTCGCGCCGCATGTGCGCAATGCCGGGGCCATTTTCCTCGGCCGCCACACGCCCGAGGCGATGGGTGACTACATCGCGGGCCCAAGCCATGTGCTACCCACCTCGCGCGCCGCACGGTTCTCGTCGGGCCTTTCGGTGTTTGATTTCGTGAACCGCACCAGCCTCATCGGCGCGCCGGAGAAATCCTCCCTGCTCGCCCCCGCCGCCACCCTTGCCGATGCCGAAGGGCTGCACGCCCACGCCCTGTCGCTGCGCCTGCGCACATGA
- a CDS encoding GNAT family N-acetyltransferase, whose protein sequence is MPTATDAKSVPHKLSVEKKTTLSDNDLNELSIATEDAITDGIGFNWMTPPMRETIESYWRGVMMVPTRSLFVAKLDNAIAGSIQLLRPSKSKETSAFAATIEAHFVAPWARGHGLAPMLLEAAEREAAKEGFAVINLSVRETQARALEVYRTHGYLEWGTMPYYEFVNASMVSGHFFYKKLEPISNLI, encoded by the coding sequence ATGCCAACTGCAACTGACGCAAAATCCGTTCCGCATAAACTCAGTGTCGAAAAGAAAACGACGCTCAGCGATAACGACCTCAACGAGCTGTCGATTGCGACCGAGGATGCCATCACCGACGGCATCGGTTTCAACTGGATGACGCCGCCGATGCGCGAGACGATCGAGAGCTACTGGCGCGGGGTGATGATGGTGCCCACCCGCAGCCTGTTTGTCGCCAAGCTCGATAATGCCATCGCCGGGTCGATCCAATTGCTGCGGCCGAGCAAGTCGAAGGAAACTTCGGCGTTTGCGGCGACTATCGAGGCGCATTTCGTGGCCCCCTGGGCGCGTGGGCATGGGCTTGCGCCGATGCTGCTCGAAGCCGCAGAACGCGAGGCGGCCAAGGAAGGGTTTGCCGTCATCAACCTGTCCGTGCGCGAGACGCAGGCGCGGGCGCTGGAAGTGTATCGCACCCATGGTTATCTCGAATGGGGCACGATGCCATATTATGAATTCGTCAATGCCAGCATGGTGTCGGGGCATTTCTTCTATAAAAAACTCGAACCGATTTCGAACCTGATATGA
- a CDS encoding phosphoribosyl-ATP diphosphatase encodes MSAFDYLDTVVATIASRVGGDPKLSHTAKLLKKGTPRIAKKLGEEAVETAIAAVQGNKPETIAESADMLFHLLVLWQSMGIAPAEVMAELERRKGVSGLAEKAARVEP; translated from the coding sequence ATGAGCGCATTTGATTATCTGGATACGGTGGTTGCCACCATTGCAAGCCGTGTTGGCGGCGACCCGAAACTGTCGCACACCGCCAAGCTGCTGAAGAAGGGCACGCCGCGCATCGCCAAAAAACTGGGCGAGGAAGCGGTCGAAACCGCGATTGCCGCGGTGCAGGGCAACAAGCCCGAGACGATTGCCGAAAGCGCCGATATGCTGTTCCACCTGCTGGTGCTGTGGCAATCCATGGGCATTGCGCCTGCCGAGGTGATGGCCGAGTTGGAGCGCCGCAAAGGCGTGAGCGGCCTTGCCGAAAAAGCCGCGCGGGTCGAGCCGTAA